CCATCGCGAAACGCCAGCCAGCAACTGGACACCATTTACGATGGCACCAGCAACACGCTGTTGGTCACAGAAAATATCAACGCGGGCGCGGATCAGTATTGGGGCGACCCGCGAGCCAAAATTTGTACTTTTGTTTATCCACTCGACCCACTGGATCAAGCCGGTTCTGCAACCGGTCTGACGGCTGCGACCTACTATGATGCCGCGCCACTTGACCCAAGATATCCATTTGGTGTGATTAATGGAGCCACGTCAGGCCCTGAAGAAATTCGGCCGTTTCCAAATTCACATCACCCTGGCGGCGTGAATGTTGTGACCTGCGATGGTGCCGCAAGGTTCCTGAGTGCAGACACGGACACCAGAATTTACGCTCACCTGATGACACCATCTGGCAGTAAATTCTCAACAGGTGTGGGAGCTCAGGAGATTCTTTCGTCAACGGGATTCTGAGCGTTCGGTTGACGAGGTTTCTCAGCACTTGCTGCTCATCTTAATTTCGTTCGCCCGACGGGACAGGCAGCAGGAAGGCGTGGTTTTCGAACATCGCTCGACCGCCCGCTTCGCTAATCGTTGGCAACAGAAACAATGTCAGCGCGTAGATGGCGATTAGAGGCACCATCACGACTTTCGTTGGCCAGCGAATGAGTTTGGGGGCTCGCAGATTTTTCTGCACGCCAGTACCGTAGACCCAGCCCATCAGGATACGTGTTGGGTAGATCACGATGATGAATAGCGGCGTGAACAGCCACAACGCATCGACCGGCCAGGACACGACCTTCGACAGATACAACGGAATGGCTAGTCCGTAAAGCAGGATGGTGGCAACTGCCCAGCGGATGGGGACGCGGCATATGATTTCCCGCGCCTTGCGGACTTCAAAGATTGCTTTGAAGCGGCCTGTGACGGCCTGATGACATTGCAACAGCGGCAGCCACGCCGCGACGGGGATAATCAGGATGGCACCAAGTATTGTCACGATGGCACTGGGGCCAAGATCCTCATGAGGCTGCGTCGACAACGCGCCCAACAGCAAGGTTGGGATGGCCAGCCAGCATAGCGCCCCGATGGCTCCCCAGACAGCCAGCTTCAGATGATGCCATGGTCGCAAGACGTTGGTTAATCGTTCTGTCCATAGATTTACATTCGACGAATACTCGCCGCTGCGCACATCGCGAATGAGCCGGCGAAGATTTCTGATGGGTCTGAGGAAACAGGCGAAAGATCCTCCGTTGGCAATGGCCAGCAGCAGGTGGCAGAAAATGACAACCTGCAAAACGCGAGTGACGAAGGATAAGCCGTTGAGTGATCCACCGGACAACTGCGAAACCACCTGCTGACCTTCCGCGACCGACGACGTCATCATGATCGGGACCAGAAAAATGAACACCATTAACCCAATGGTGCCGATGCGGGTGGAAACGGCCAGCAGCGGGATTCCATCACGAAAGCGGCCCGACTTGCCGACTCGCGCTTCAGCGTCCAACAGCATTCCCAATGACAACAGGTTGACGCCCGGAATGGCGGCCAGGCCAGCCAGCAGCGGCAGCAGAAAACCGAGCCCCAACACCACCTGAACCAGCCACCACAGGCTTCGAAACGGTTTGCGAATTCCCGGAAACCGGCCCGGTCCCAACTGACTTTCAAGCGAATCTGGCGCGGTCGATACAAGCTTAGCCGTAAAATCCGTTTCGACGTCAGCGGCGGTGTCATCGTCGCTGACACTGGCGACTGGTTGTGCTGACGGATAGGTTGGGAGCGGCATGTCGAGGTCTTCCGGGTTCAAATCATCTGTTCCTCGCATGGCATTCGAACTACGATGAGAAAACCTGGCATTGGATTCGAATAAATCGGGCATTCTCGCGAACAGCCGGTTGCTGCAGGAAGATTATCCATGCCTGCGGGCTGCGACACCAGACAGATCTGTGTCGATCGCCATAATGCGGAGCACGAGCATGAAACCTATCGCAATACTTTTTAGCCTGTGTGTGGTCGGTCTGCTGCTGTTGCTGGTGATCAAAGCGGGCGAAGCGGACGCTCCACCGCGAGCCGAGCCTGTCCAGCTTGCGGATCGAAACATCGACGCCTCGGTGTCGCGCGTCAACGCAGCTTTGCGACAACATTGGAAAGACGAGGGCCTTGAACCGGCCGAATTGGCGGACGAACTGACCGTGTTTCGACGGTTGTCCCTGGCGCTGCACGGCACGATTCCTTCACTGGAAGAAATCAACAGCTTCAACGCGGATTCCCCGGACGATCGCATCGAACGCTGGTTGCTGAAGATGCTGGCCGACAAACGTTTTCACGACTACTTTTCTGACCGGCTGGCCCGCGTTCTTTCCGGCGTCGAAGAAGGTCAATTCGTGATTTTTCGACGCGATCGATTGCGCGACTGGTTAAGTGAACAGCTTCGCGCTGATCGACCGTGGCCGGAAATAACAACCGAGCTGATTGCAGCCGACGGTCTTTGGACGAGCAACGGAGCGGCCAATTTTATCACGGCGGCTTCCATTCCGGATGAAGGCCTCGACGAAAGTAAGCTGGCAGGCCGCACCGTGAGAGCCTTCCTCGGCCAGCGTATCGACTGTGCTCAATGCCACGATCACCCATTCGACACGTGGAAGCAGAACGACTTTGAGGGTTTGGCGGCGTTCTTCGGGCGGGCTCGCGTGACGATTGGCGGGGTGATTGATGATCCTACTTCGGACGACGACAAGCCGGTGGAATACAAAGTGATCGATCCTGGCGAGCAGGACGGCCGCGTGGTTGCGCCGCGAGTTCCCTTTCACGAAGAATGGATGCAGGAAGACGGTTCGCGACGTCAGCGACTGGCGTCGTGGGTAATCCATCCGGACAACCGCCGATTTGAACGAGCGATCGCGAATCGTGTTTGGGGATTGATGTTTGGGCGATCGTGGTACGACCCCGTTGACGATTTAGGGCACCCTGCTGAAGACGCGGCCGATCACGACTTGCTGGACGTCGTGGGGCGTGAGTTTCGCAATAATGGCGGTCGGCTGCACTTCTTGATCCGCCTGATCGCTCAATCGGACGCCTTCCGGCAAAAGTCGGAAGTCTCCTGGGCGGACGAGGATTTGTATTCACAAATGAGTCGCGAGTGGGCCGTGTTTCCTCTGGTTCGGCTAAGACCGGAACAGATCATCGGGACAATGGTGCAGGCAGGCAGCGTGAAGACGATCGATCGCAACTCAAATCTGTTTGTGCGATTCATGAGATTCAACAACGAGTCTGATTTCCTGAAAGCTTACGGAGACGCTGAAGACGACGAGCTTCTGCAGCAAAGCGGCACGATCCCTCAGGCCCTGTTGCGCATGAACGGCAAGTTTACTCGCGAGCTGACAAACACCAGGCTGTTTTCGGCGGCGGGGCAGATTCTGAATTATTCGGGTGACGACGAAGCCGTTGTACAGAACTGTTTTCTGGCGTGTTTGAGTCGGTATCCCAGTGAACAGGAACGAAAGTATTTCGTGGAACGGCTGCGGGCAGCGGAACGGGACGGCAAGCAACTTCCAGCGGAAGCAGAGTCGACGGATGAGAATGGTGAGGCGGAATTTCTTTCGAAAGAAGACGCCGTGCGGGACATGTATTGGGTGCTGTTTAACAGTCCTGGGTTTTCATGGAACCGGTGAACGAACATGCGTGAAAATAGTAACAAACAATTGCACCGTCGAGACGTGCTGGGCATGATGGCGGGCCTCGGCTTGTCGTTGTCACTGCCGGGTTTGTCGCCGAAAGCGGCCGCCGCTCGACGGGAAGAGCGGCCAAAGTCGCTGATAACGCTATGGATGGACGGAGGCATGAGTCAGCTGGAAACCTGGGACCCTCATGCCGGGACGCCGTCCGGCGGTGAAGTGAAGTCGATTGCGACAAGCCTGCCTGGTCTGCAAATTAGTGACTTTATGCCGCAGATGGCGGAGCAAATGCACGACGTGACGCTCATCAGGTCGCTTACATCACTGGAAGGTGACCACGCTCGAGGCGCCGCTTACGTAAAGACTGGCTATCGGCTGGAGCCAACGCTGATCTATCCGTCGCTCGGTGCCATTGCCGCTCATCAACTTCGTGATCCGAAGGCAGAGATCCCGCAGCACGTGTCGCTGGCCGGTGATAATTTCTTTCCTCGCGGCGGGTACCTCGGAAATAAATGGGACGCGTTTCGAGTGTTTGATCCGGGCCGATCACTGACGAATCTAAAAGCAAGCGTGTCAGACCAACGTCAACGCCAGCGGATGAAGGGGCTGGATGTTGTATCGGGCCAGTTCACGAAGGCCAGGCCCACCGCGGATCGCGACACGCTACATGCGGATACGGTTCGCCGAGCGCTCACGATGATGTCATCGGAACAGTTGAAGGCATTCGAACTGGATGATGAACCTGCAGTGGTGAAAGCGGCCTACGGAGATACTCGCTTCGGTCGCGGCTGCCTTGTGGCGCGACGGCTGGTCGAAACCGGTGTGCGGGCGATTGAAGTGGCGTTGAGCGGATTTGACACGCACGTGAACAACCACGCTGGCCAGAAAACTCAGGCCGACATTCTGGACCCGGCATTCGCGATGCTGCTTACGGATCTGCGAGAACGAGATCTGCTGGATTCCACAATCGTGCTCTGCATTACGGAATTCGGCCGAACTCCCGGAATCAATCCTGCGGGCGGCCGTGATCACTGGCCTCATTGGTTTTCCTGCGTGGCGGCGGGCGGCGGTTTTCGGTCGGGGTTGGTGGTCGGAGAAACGCCGGCGGCCGTCTTTGACGGTAAGGCGAAGCCGAAACCGAAGGATCCCATTACCATTCCACAGTTGTACGCGACGATTATGAAGTCGATGGGAATCGCGTGGGACGATGAAATTATCACGCCGATCGGGCGGCCGATTCGGTTTGCCGACGCGGAGCCTGAGGATCGGTTGCTGGCTTGAGGAAACGTGCAGGCAACGGCTTTCCGCCCGTTTGCGGTGAGGATATCGGCACAATATCATTCGCCCCATGCCGGAGATACACTCAAAATTTGAAGACTGCGTGATCGTTGTTGGTGTCGGGTTGATTGGTGGTTCTATTGCCGCCGCAATTCGACAGCGTTACCCGGCGTGTGAAGTGATTGGAGTTGGTCGCTGCGAGAAGCGGTTGGCAGCGGCAAAAGCGGCGGGCCTTCTGACCGACTTCACCACTTCCGTCACAGAGAACCTTCTGCAGCGATCAGCACTGGTTGTCGTGTGTTTGCCGGTCGATTTAATTGCCGCCGAAGTCACACGCATTGCCTTGCTGGCGGGTGATGATGTGACGATCACCGATGCCGGCAGCGTAAAGCAAGCCATTTGCAAACAGGTCGCTGCTAACGAACGGTCACAGCGGCTGTTTGTGGGAGCTCACCCGATCGCGGGGGGAGAACAGGGAGGTTTCGAGTATGCCGAAGCCGATCTGTTTTCTCAGAAAGTCTGCGTTGTGGTGGACACGGCGGACGAAGCCCGAACAGATCGTGTTAAGCGGTTCTGGCGCGGGCTGGAATGTGACGTTGTGACCATGACGGCGTCTGAGCACGACCGCACCCTGGCACTCACCAGCCACCTGCCGCACGTTATGGCGGCCGTGACAACATCTGCAGTGGGTCCCGAAAATCTGCCCATGACGGGATCGGGGTTCCGCGACGTCACTCGAATCGCAGCCGGAGACCCTTCTTTATGGCGGGCAATTCTGACGGGAAACCGGGACGAAGTCATTGCGGCAATCAAAGTTGCTGAGCGGCTTTTGGTAGATTACCGAACGGCGTTGGAAACGCTCGACGACGACGGTATCGAATCACTGTTGCGCGCGGCCGCAGAACACCGTTCTCAGTTGGACGCTTGATTGGTGAATCAGGGCGACGAGGTGCAAACGACATTTTTTCTCAGCCGGACTCACGAACTCGGTATCGGCGATAGCCGAATTCATCCAGCGAAGTCAACAAAACGGCGATGCGCTGCTCACGGCAATCTCCGTTGGCAATACCTACGGCCATGGTTCCCGCTGTGATTGTTGCGACGCGACAGACCGACATTGGCAGGCGAAATTCCGTCAGGTCCGCGTAGAGTTCCTCGCGGCCACAGATTTCTCCAAACTTGCGCCCCTGATAAGTCAACTCCATGCCCCGCAGGTCCGCACTCCATTGATAATCGAACGGTCCGAAGCAGCGTCCGCGCGTACTAACCCAGAAAGCCGTTTCTTCCAATAGGATTTCGTCCCCGTGATTCGGCATTTCGCTGAAGATTCTCTGCGAGTTGAGGCGATTCTGATTGAACAACAAAGCCGGATGTTAGGGCGGTTTGCTTCAGCTGGAAACACAAATCCATGAAGCGGGCCAATGGTGGAATCGTCAGCCTCTGCAGCATTCGCAGAATTTCCCAAAAACCCGGTGCAGCAAGGGGTTGACAAGAGATTCCTGATGCCACTATTACTCGGTCTTTGCAGGAACCTGATTCGACTATTTTGTGCCAGAGGAAGTCTCGACCGAGGGCTGGATGATGCTGCTGACGATGATTATTGACGCGATTACTGAAGACCGAACTGGCATGTGGAGCCAATGGGGGCCTGGTGGCGCTGTGAGCCACGTTCCTCATCTGATTCTGGATGACGACGACGATGATTTCGATGATGATCTGGATGATGACGACGACGATGAAATAGACGACGACCTCGAAGACGACGATCTGGATGAAGATGATCTGGACGACGACGACTTCGACGACGACTTTGAAGACGAGGACGAAGAAGACGACGACGACTTCGACAGCTTCGATGATGACGACGAATTCTAGGCAGGTGATGACATCATGCTGACGCGGCCGAAGTTGCGCTTCGGTCGGATGGTGATGATGTTTTTCGAATTCTTCAGGCGTCCCGCAGTTTATGAGGGACGCCTCTTTTTTTGGATTCCGTCTAATGGCCGGGTTCAACAATGGCATTCTGTGAGAAGGTTGGTTGATGCAACACATTCGACAACAGGCGGCCGAAGCCGTTGACGCGGTGAGATCGCACTGGCAGGGCCGTCCAGCGGTCGGGATGATCCTGGGAACCGGGCTTGGCGGACTGACAGAACAGGTTGAGGTGGACTGCCGGATTCCTTATGCGGAGATCCCTCACTTTCCGGATTCAACTTCTCCGTCGCATGCTGGGCAGTTGGTCTGTGGAACGCTACACGACGTCCCTGTGGTCGCGATGGAAGGACGGTTTCACTACTACGAAGGCTATTCGCTGCAGCAAGTCACGTTTCCCATACGACTCATGAGGGCCTTGGGGGCCGAGACTCTGCTCGTTACCAGCGCTGTTGGAGGAATGAATCCGCAGCTGAACCTGGCCGACATCGTGATTCTTGAAGATCACATTAACCTTCTGCCTGACAATCCGCTCCGCGGCGTGAATGACGATGAGCTTGGGCCAAGATTTCCCGACATGAGCGAGCCGTATAGCAGCGAGCTTGTTGAGCTTGCTCAGCAGGTTGCGTTGGAACTGTCGGTGTCGGCTCACAAAGGAGTGCTGGTCGCCGTGCCCGGCCCAAACCTCGAAACGCGCGCTGAATACCGCATGCTGCGTCTGATGGGGGCGGACATTGTTGGGATGTCGACGGTGCCCGAAATTATCGTGGCGAAGCACGCCGGCATGAAGACGCTGGGATTTTCAGTCGTGACCGACATGTGCCTGCCGGACGCGCTTGAGCCAGCCGACATTGAGAAGATCCTGAAGGTTGCCGCCGATGGCGGTGAAAAACTACAGCGCCTAATTTCTGAACTGTTCCGGCGCTTCGACAGCTAGCGACGGCGTCATGGGGAATCTGTAGCGTGAACTCGTATCAGCGTCGGGCACAAAAAAAGCTCAGTCCGGAAACGGACTGAGCTTTTCTGTTTTTAGACTGTCATTAAATATCAGGGCTGGCAACCTTATTGTCGTTGTCGTCTGCCACAGCATAGCCGATACCAGCACCGATTCCGGCACCCAACAGAGCACCAAGGCCTCCGCCGCCTCCGCCGAAGCCACCGCCTGAACCGCCACCCGTTCCGCCACCGAAGCCACCACCTGGCCCGCCAGCGAATCCGCCGCCGCCACCCGGACCGATTGGGCCGAATCCACCACCGGGGACGCCGCCGCCAGCAATTGGCGGTGTCGTGCCGGGATCAGAATTTGGATCAAGGTCGCCGTCTGTCAAAGCGGCCGCATTGTTTCGATTGAAGTTCTGAGCATTTACCGGGGCAACCGCCAGATCAAGTCCTTGAGCGATTGACGTCAGCTTGTATTTTCCAGCCGCTTGGCGACCAGCAACCGCTCCGACGATATCCACGCCTAATGCGATTACGCCATCGCTGCCATTTGTGACAACACTGTAAACGCCAGGAGCCAAACCTGCCATCACGAATTCGCCTGATGGTTGTACATCGGTGCTGCCAACCAGTTCGCCGTCACGTACGAAGTAAACCGTCAGGTCCATAACTTCACGAATACGTCCGGTGCGGGTATCCAGCAGGTTCATCAAGCCAACCAAAGTGCCATCGGGACGAAGCTGGACCTGGTGGTGCGAAAGCGACGTTGAGGATTCACCCTGTCCGAATGGGTAGCTTTCTTCTTTTGGGCTTGGCACATCGAGGAAGCGACGGTCATTCTCCGGAAGACCTTCGAAGATCAACCGACGAGCAACGGCAATGTCACTACCTGAGACGACTGCGCTATTCAGCTCCAGTTGAACACCGGCGTCGCTTTCGAGGCTGACTGGCGTTGCGGTATTGGCTCTTGCGACAGCTGCGTCATTGGCAACAAGGCGGACTGAGTGCAGCAACAGCGTGTCTGGTCCGGTTGCGATGATTGCCACAACACCTTCACTAAGTCCGGTGAATTGAAACCCACCGTCGTCATTGGTGATGGCCGACGCGACAACCGCACCTTCACTTACGACACGAACTTTCGCACCGGCTGCGGGAGCCAGGTTTCCGTCCGGTCGTGTCAGTGCTGAAAGTCGTCCATTGAATGCACCGTTGGCATCCAGCTGGACCTGATGTTGACGATCATTCCGAACTTCGTCCGGGCTCAGGATTTCATCATTGACGCTGGCTTGAGTCATCGGCAGCGGCACTGGAGGGACATTTCCCGGTGCTGCTGGGGACGATGCGTCTGCTGGCGGAGCGAATTCGAACGGATTCTCTTCGACCGGAGCCGGCGTGAGCGCTTCGTCTGCTACCTGAGCAGGTTGAGCGGCCGCCTTCACGGTGACGTAGATTGAACTGCTGGTCACGCAGAGTGCGAGTCCAAGCACGCAGAACGGGGCAGCTGATTTGAGGAACTTCATTTCCAATGGTCCTTATTCCGGTCAGGCGATCACCACGATGTAATTCACCGCGTTATGCTCGCATCTCAGAGATTTTTTGATACTGACATGGATTATGCGGTGAATGTCAGGGACAAAGCAAACTCAAACCGTGGAAAATGAGAAAACCGGATCAATTCCCCCAAACTCCCCAAAGTCCACCGCCGTGAGGACGCAAACATGAGAATCACAACATGGAATGTGAACGGGCTGCGAGCCGCGATTCGCAAAGGATTTGCCGACCAAATTGCAGAAATCCAACCTGACTTGCTGCTGCTGCAGGAAATCCGCGTAACGCCCGACCAGCTGGATGAGGAGTGGCGGAGTCCCGACGGTTGGCACGTCCACTGGCATCCGGCCCAACGAAAGGGGTATTCCGGCACGGCCGTCTGGAGTCGACTTCCGTTTGAGATTGTTGGCACTGGCACCTCTGAAGCCGACCCTGACGACGAGGGCCGACTGATTTCCGTCCTGTGTGAAGGCTTAAATGTTTCCAGCGTCTACCTACCGTCCGGGTCGTCGAAGCCCGAGCGACAGATCGTGAAGGAGGCGTGGATGAACCGATTTCGCAGTTGGGTAACCGGACTGCCGACAACCGGCCCAGCCATTCTGGGCGGAGATCTGAACATCGCTCATACAGAGAAGGACATCTTCTACGCCAAGGCGAATGAAAAGTCGTCAGGCTTCCTCCCGCACGAACGCGAATGGTTTGGCGATTTGCTGAAGGCGGGCTGGCACGATACTGCTCGCCACCACTTCGGCGACGTCCAGGGACCATATAGCTGGTGGTCAAATCGTGGCCGGGCTCGCGAACTGGACCGTGGCTGGCGGATTGACTACCTGCTGGCGAATGCGGCTGCCCACTCGCGGTTCCGAAGTGCCACAATTCATCGGGAAGCCGGCATCACTGTCAGCGACCACGCTCCGGTGAGTATCGACCTGGACTAAGCCTGACCTGTATCGTGTCTCGGCCTGGCGTACACTGCACAGCAGTTCCGCACGCATGGGGGCTTCGGTCCGTGTCGCTTTATGGGGAGATCCAGATGCAAAGTTTATTGTGGCAGCTCTCATTCGATGTGCGACCGGATTCGAGAATCGGTCGCATGCTGCGGGCGGCATCCATCACTCCCGCCCTGCTCTGCACTACGGCGATCGCCTTTCTGTTGCACTCACCAGCCAGCATCGCAGCCAGCGACGAATCGGAAGCGGTTAGCTGGGGTGAGGCGCACAACGGCTTGCAGCTTCGAGCTGTCCCGGTGATGTCTGCTATGAGCGAAGACGATATTGATCTGAGCTCCCCGATGCCCTTGTTCACCAATCGGAGTGAAGTCGCTTTCGCCGTTGAAGTTCGCAACATCAGCGACAAGCCGCTCGTGATTTTGGATACGCGATACGGCAATTCCTTTGGTGCACATAAGGGCAAATCGAATTCTGACAACTACAGCCAGTATCTATTTGAGATCGACTACTTTGATAAGAATGGAAACAAGATTGCGAAGCCGCACGTGCAGATTGTGGATGCGCACATGATTGTTTCGGGGATGCTGACCGCTGAGTTGGCTCCGAAACAGTCTCACCGATTTCTGCTGCGACCTGAAACATGGAACCCTGTCATTGGTCAGCGTCTTCCTGCGGGTGAATATTCGGCCGTCATTCGCTATCGCGGCATCGCAGCCCCAGTGTCCGAACGCATTGCAGAGTATCGGCCGACCAGCAAAGTGCTGGAGGCATGGTCAGGCGACGCCGCGTCGCCGAAGACAGCATTTGAGATCCGGCCGCCTCAGTCCGACAATGGTCAGCAGAAGTCGCTAACCTGGGGCGAGCCTGTAAAGGGCCTGCGAGCTGCCGTCGCTTTCGGCACTGGTCGTCCGATCTGTCGTCATGGTGACCGTGCGGATCTGCAGTTACACATACAGAATGTCAGTCAGGATCCAATCACAATCTGCAGTCCTGCGTGGCTTACTGATGCCCGGCTATCAGCTCGCCGTATTGGCGGTGGGGCCGTCAATGTCGGTCACACGTGGTACTCGGGCTGGACGCTGTCTTGCCGAGTGACGCTTTTGCCGGGCCAGACAACAACTTACTTCGCGGGGAACGTGGGTATCGCTGGGACACCAGTTCAGGCCGCCGATTTTCCGCACGTTACCAACCGCACAATCGTGACACCGCCGGGAAACTATCGCATGCAGTTTGAAGTAAACCTTCCGGGCATGTCTTTAGAAGACGGCAAAGGCAAACAACTCGCCCCGCTCGAAGGCGATTGGGAGGGCAAGCTCACGACTGGCAAGGCTCCGCTAATTATTTTCGGCGCAGCTGATGCGACGGATGACAAGGTGCAGAATCCGGAATAGGCTACTTTGTCAAACGCACTTCCGAAGGCACATCGGGAATTGCTGAACCAGTCCGTGACGGCGCAGCGACAGATGTTTCGGTGTACAGCACGCAATAGGATTCATCCATGAGCGGCAACCAGTACGGCGACGATGTCCCAGAAGAATACAATCCCTTTCAGGCTCCCCAAAGTATCGATGAGGCGGGAAGTCATGCTGGCAGTCACGTCGAAGAAGTTCGCAGGAAGCACCTTTCGCACGAAGCATCCCTGAAGTCGGTCGGCACGCTCTACTTGCTTGGCGGCGGCCTGACTTTGCTTGGCTTATTCTGGGGCCTCGCCATTACGATGAGCGGCGGCCGTGGTCG
This DNA window, taken from Fuerstiella marisgermanici, encodes the following:
- a CDS encoding DUF1549 domain-containing protein produces the protein MKPIAILFSLCVVGLLLLLVIKAGEADAPPRAEPVQLADRNIDASVSRVNAALRQHWKDEGLEPAELADELTVFRRLSLALHGTIPSLEEINSFNADSPDDRIERWLLKMLADKRFHDYFSDRLARVLSGVEEGQFVIFRRDRLRDWLSEQLRADRPWPEITTELIAADGLWTSNGAANFITAASIPDEGLDESKLAGRTVRAFLGQRIDCAQCHDHPFDTWKQNDFEGLAAFFGRARVTIGGVIDDPTSDDDKPVEYKVIDPGEQDGRVVAPRVPFHEEWMQEDGSRRQRLASWVIHPDNRRFERAIANRVWGLMFGRSWYDPVDDLGHPAEDAADHDLLDVVGREFRNNGGRLHFLIRLIAQSDAFRQKSEVSWADEDLYSQMSREWAVFPLVRLRPEQIIGTMVQAGSVKTIDRNSNLFVRFMRFNNESDFLKAYGDAEDDELLQQSGTIPQALLRMNGKFTRELTNTRLFSAAGQILNYSGDDEAVVQNCFLACLSRYPSEQERKYFVERLRAAERDGKQLPAEAESTDENGEAEFLSKEDAVRDMYWVLFNSPGFSWNR
- a CDS encoding DUF1501 domain-containing protein codes for the protein MRENSNKQLHRRDVLGMMAGLGLSLSLPGLSPKAAAARREERPKSLITLWMDGGMSQLETWDPHAGTPSGGEVKSIATSLPGLQISDFMPQMAEQMHDVTLIRSLTSLEGDHARGAAYVKTGYRLEPTLIYPSLGAIAAHQLRDPKAEIPQHVSLAGDNFFPRGGYLGNKWDAFRVFDPGRSLTNLKASVSDQRQRQRMKGLDVVSGQFTKARPTADRDTLHADTVRRALTMMSSEQLKAFELDDEPAVVKAAYGDTRFGRGCLVARRLVETGVRAIEVALSGFDTHVNNHAGQKTQADILDPAFAMLLTDLRERDLLDSTIVLCITEFGRTPGINPAGGRDHWPHWFSCVAAGGGFRSGLVVGETPAAVFDGKAKPKPKDPITIPQLYATIMKSMGIAWDDEIITPIGRPIRFADAEPEDRLLA
- a CDS encoding carboxypeptidase-like regulatory domain-containing protein, producing the protein MKFLKSAAPFCVLGLALCVTSSSIYVTVKAAAQPAQVADEALTPAPVEENPFEFAPPADASSPAAPGNVPPVPLPMTQASVNDEILSPDEVRNDRQHQVQLDANGAFNGRLSALTRPDGNLAPAAGAKVRVVSEGAVVASAITNDDGGFQFTGLSEGVVAIIATGPDTLLLHSVRLVANDAAVARANTATPVSLESDAGVQLELNSAVVSGSDIAVARRLIFEGLPENDRRFLDVPSPKEESYPFGQGESSTSLSHHQVQLRPDGTLVGLMNLLDTRTGRIREVMDLTVYFVRDGELVGSTDVQPSGEFVMAGLAPGVYSVVTNGSDGVIALGVDIVGAVAGRQAAGKYKLTSIAQGLDLAVAPVNAQNFNRNNAAALTDGDLDPNSDPGTTPPIAGGGVPGGGFGPIGPGGGGGFAGGPGGGFGGGTGGGSGGGFGGGGGGLGALLGAGIGAGIGYAVADDNDNKVASPDI
- a CDS encoding purine-nucleoside phosphorylase, with product MQHIRQQAAEAVDAVRSHWQGRPAVGMILGTGLGGLTEQVEVDCRIPYAEIPHFPDSTSPSHAGQLVCGTLHDVPVVAMEGRFHYYEGYSLQQVTFPIRLMRALGAETLLVTSAVGGMNPQLNLADIVILEDHINLLPDNPLRGVNDDELGPRFPDMSEPYSSELVELAQQVALELSVSAHKGVLVAVPGPNLETRAEYRMLRLMGADIVGMSTVPEIIVAKHAGMKTLGFSVVTDMCLPDALEPADIEKILKVAADGGEKLQRLISELFRRFDS
- a CDS encoding exodeoxyribonuclease III, translating into MRITTWNVNGLRAAIRKGFADQIAEIQPDLLLLQEIRVTPDQLDEEWRSPDGWHVHWHPAQRKGYSGTAVWSRLPFEIVGTGTSEADPDDEGRLISVLCEGLNVSSVYLPSGSSKPERQIVKEAWMNRFRSWVTGLPTTGPAILGGDLNIAHTEKDIFYAKANEKSSGFLPHEREWFGDLLKAGWHDTARHHFGDVQGPYSWWSNRGRARELDRGWRIDYLLANAAAHSRFRSATIHREAGITVSDHAPVSIDLD
- a CDS encoding prephenate dehydrogenase; the protein is MPEIHSKFEDCVIVVGVGLIGGSIAAAIRQRYPACEVIGVGRCEKRLAAAKAAGLLTDFTTSVTENLLQRSALVVVCLPVDLIAAEVTRIALLAGDDVTITDAGSVKQAICKQVAANERSQRLFVGAHPIAGGEQGGFEYAEADLFSQKVCVVVDTADEARTDRVKRFWRGLECDVVTMTASEHDRTLALTSHLPHVMAAVTTSAVGPENLPMTGSGFRDVTRIAAGDPSLWRAILTGNRDEVIAAIKVAERLLVDYRTALETLDDDGIESLLRAAAEHRSQLDA